The window TGTGGTGTTCACTTATAGGCAGCTCCATGTCTACCTTGTAAATTTGTACTCCATCTCTGAATTCTGATGGTGGACAACAATTCAATCAAACTTGCAAAGGGAACTAGAATTTTTACTACTTGAGCAGATGTAAGTTTCGACCATCTTAGCATGCGAGAGACCATGGGGATCTTGGGGAGGAACCAAGCAGGAGTGGCTATTGTTCTATCACATTCACAGCTAGCTAAGAGTCAAGGAAACAGCCGAATCCCCTAACTGCAAGAAAACATCGCCCTAACGAGGAATCGGCCACGGTTAGTTCCTTTAACTTGACAACAAGATTAACACGCAAGAGATTCGTCATTCCAACAACCAAAACGGGCTCAAATTCATGCCGTACGACAGACAGACTGAATAAAAATACACTGGTCCCGCCCCGCGCATACAGTTTTACCTGGCTGTTTACTGCTGCTGCGCTGCAGGGGCGCCGCCGGTGGAGAGGGAGAGGCCGAGGCCGAGGACGGCGTGGGCCTTGAGGTGGGCTTGCGGCCTGGTGAGGTCGCCGAGGCGGTAGTCCTCCGCGGCGGCGAGGCTAGGGTTCGGGGAGACGGCGGGGATGNNNNNNNNNNNNNNNNNNNNNNNNNNNNNNNNNNNNNNNNNNNNNNNNNNNNNNNNNNNNNNNNNNNNNNNNNNNNNNNNNNNNNNNNNNNNNNNNNNNNNNNNNNNNNNNNNNNNNNNNNNNNNNNNNNNNNNNNNNNNNNNNNNNNNNNNNNNNNNNNNNNNNNNNNNNNNNNNNNNNNNNNNNNNNNNNNNNNNNNNNNNNNNNNNNNNNNNNNNNNNNNNNNNNNNNNNNNNNNNNNNNNNNNGGGAGGTCGCgggagaagagaggaggaggaggcgggcggggGCGCAGCTTCGGGGCTGGAGCATGGCGGCGCGACGGCGACGGCGCCGGCGGCGAGcgcggagggggagggggaggggggagtcGTGTGGAGTTGCGTGGCTCTGCTTCGAGCTCGACGGTGACCAAGTAACCGtccacttatttatttatttatttatttatttgggagctttttcttctccttttctctTTCTTTACTATCCTTTCGATCAAATAAAATgtctttttatttttccatgctagtaAAACGGGAATCACAGAAATTATGTGCAGCAAATTGCCGTGATAGGTAAAACACACCTACAAATGTTGCTTCctccttcccataatataagagcgtccaCCGGTGTAAAAGAAACGCTTTTGTATCCTAGGACCGTGGGAGTAGCTAGTTGACGTGAAAATACGAATTAGCGGTCTTAGGGCGGTTTTGTTGTTTGGGGAACGGGGAAGATGGCGGTATGAGAAGTTTCTGAAGCATCACCCCGGCCCTTTGATGATTGAGATGGTCATGTACGCTCAGAGCatttctagcagaccccgcatgacCTCAGCCTGGCCGCTGGAATCCTTCGACAGGATTCATCACCGCATGCTGAAAAAGGCCGCTAGACACCGCAATCGATCGCTGCCGGTTCGAATTGGATAAGCTCAATATCGACGTGGCTTCCCATGACCTTAGCCTGGCGCGGCTGGCAATATAGTAAGGCACGGAAGGCGAAGGCGACGGGGCGTGGCCGGCTAAGGGAAGGGGAGGCAGCAGCTGGACTGGAGGACAgagctctttatcccagttttacaGTTTATTTTAGAAGTTTATTTTAGAGCATCTATTCTACCGTAGATAAAATGAATCCTTAAAATACAATATATTTTTTTACTCGTATCTCAGTTTTACAGTTTGCGATTTTAAGAGGTATGTTAGAGATGCTCCCATCCATATCGGCAAATCTTGAGATTGTACCGCAGGCTCCTCGTAGACTAGAACGAATCCAGAATAAGACTTGAGGAGCTCCATGACGGAAAACCTAACCAACTAAAGATGCCCTCCCTAGCCGGCGGTTTGTTTAACTTGTTCGGTACAACAGTCTATtacttcctccgttcggaattattcgtcaaagaaatgaatgtatctaaatgTATAGATGTATCGGAATTATTCGtcaaagaaatgaatgtatctaaatgTATAGATGTATTtttgttgtagatacatccatttttatgacaagtaattccaaacggagggagtacctactaTGTGCAGTAGGCATCTCAAGGTGTTCAGACTCCAATGTGTAAAACCCGAAGAAAAGAAGGAAATATTCATCAATGGCCGCCACCACCACATCGGATGAATATTTCCTTCAACTCAGAGAAATGGCATTCTCGAATCAGCAGCAAAGAACTTACAAACAGCTCAAAAAGACAAGGCGGGTAACCAAATCACTTATCGGTAGAGCACATTCATGTCCTGTTTTAACCTCAAACACTTCTTCCATGTCTTCAGCCTTTAGGGCTAGATAAGCGTCGCACCGGTTCTCGCGGCGGCGACGATATGCAGGATAACAATAAAGATAGCATGTTCCACGGCACATCCCTAACAATTTAACTCCGCTACAAAATTCAGTCTAGAGAAAGTTCAAAATCACGAAGACGACGACGACAGACAAGACACAAACGCGATGAAACAAACACGGCTTCTGGTGGGCGGGACGGTTTCCGGCTCTCTACTCCTCCTTGATGGCGCCCTTGTCGCTGACATAGATGCCGTCCAAGAACTTCCTGATATCCTTGTTCTTGACGTGGCATTTCTGCATAACAGCAATCAAAGGAAGACTTGTGTTAGTGGTAATGAATAGAGGACTGAAAACAACTTGAAACTGCGATGCACGGCATATATGTGTTGTTCAAGTCAGATGAACAGATCGCTGCAAATAATTCAAGATGACAATTGCTTGAATAATTCAAGTGGAACAGAACAAATGCACTGATACAGGAACCAAAATGGAAGGGAAACCAACCATTGTTGCACATATGAAAGAACCTGTTAACAAGTCATACAATCACCTTGCACACAGCAAACATCATTTTGGTTACTATGATACCATGAAACAACCGGTAAAAACAAAACCCTAACGGATGAACTGGGTCAATAAGCACATGTCAGACCCAGGTTAGTCCATTTCCACCATGTTTATACAAAAATCAAACAGATGATACATCTGGCTATAAATTTTCTGCTGCTACTGGATGCATAGCGTCTGGGCAGATTATCGTAATTCCTACTTCACATCATTAAGAACACATGAGCTTGCATGATATAACTACAAACAGCCTAATAACACTAGAAACTCCACAAGATGGCCGCTGCGAATAGAAATGGCCAATAATGGGATGGGCAGCACAGGTAACCCTGTTTGCAACAAGCTGGACAGCACAAGCAGACATTTGCACTCACAGTAAACAGAGGGCACAGTGTCACTCACAAGCAATAAACCACAATGATTCCTAagcacatctatctatcatactaGTTTCCCCCAATGATCCATGATCCACAACTCTGACGCGAGTTTGTTTTCAGATCAACCAAATTATTCAGGCAGCATCATTATGCACATGAGCAAAGAAAGAAAGGGGCCGGATCctgtttgattgattgattgattcacCTGGTTGATGAGGGCGGCGGAGCGGGAGACGAGCTCGATGTCGTTGCCGTCGAGGACGATCTCGTCCTTGACCTTCTCGGACCGCAGGATGGTGACCCCGTCGAGCATGTCCACCTTCCTCACCTGCAACCCAAATCATCACATCAGAAACACACCCAATCATCTCGACGGAAAAGCGAGATCTGCGCGTCGAATCCGCGACAGAGTGGGGTAAAAGAAAAGCGGCGGCTACCTTCTTCTCGCCGAGGAAGTTCCTGATCTCGATGCCGCGGTTGGCGGCGGTGATGGAGGCGTTGATGGGGAAGTGAGCATACACGAAGCGCATCTTGTAGCGGAAGCCCTTGGTGACCCCCGTGATGAGGTTCTGGACGTGGGAGATGGCGGTGCGGATGGCGGCCATGGTCTTGCGGGTGCCGAACCAGGCGTCCACCTTGAGCCTCCGCCCGCCCTCCTGCAGCTGGAAGTCGAGGTTGAGGTGCTTGAAGTTGCGGGTCAGCGTGCCCCGGGGACCCGTCACCGAGAtcatcttcgccgacaccttcaccGTCACCTCCTCCGGGATCTCCATCGTCTCCGACGCCAGGATCGTCTTCATCTTCGCCGGCCGGTGATGGGTGCTGGGGGCTGGttgcttggcggcggcggcggcggcggcggcgggggagggggcGAGGGTTTGGGGAGAGAGGGTGGGGTGGGGGGACTGAGGGTCGCGTGTTTATAGCCTGGGCTCTCGCTTCGGTTGCTGGGCCGGGCTTCTCTCGGCTCTCGGCTGGGCTGCACACGGCAGCACCACGGCCTTCTGAAAGAGCCCTAAAAAAAGTTCTTCCCCTGAAAAAGGCCCTCAGTActtttcattttgttttttttgaaagcgaAAGTTTTTACAGAAGTACAGACGATCCTCCGTGAACAAAGAGTTACATCCAGGATTTCTGAAGCCGTCGTCGTCTCGTGTTCATCATTTTGTAACTACTCATGTGCCGAGGCTTCCTCGGATGAGACTTTCTCGGATGAGATTGAGAGTGCAACCATGCTCTCCTGATATGATATGGTATGATCATGGTATTTGTAATTCTATGAAAAGGTCAAAATGTAGGTACGAAAGAAATAAATAAACAAACTTGGGTAAATTTTGCTCAACTCATAGATGATCAAAACTTTCCAAATTCCACATGCGTCTGTGTTCATGTGTCCACCACACATATGTTTATTATCCACTTTAAATAAATATATAGAGATGAATAACAAAACTGACCATGATGAAAATTTAACTGACCATGGTTATTAGCAAACTTAGCTGACCATGGTTTATTATCCACACATGTTTATAGGAAACTTAACTGACCATTGCTAAAAACAACTTGATTAATCATCAAGTAAAACCATGATGAATAACAAAAAAAATAACTCCGTTGGTCAGAAACCAGAGCTTCAGAACACCCCCGGACTTTTAGCCAATCATGTGCGCAGCGGACCACCCAAAAAAATGGGGTTCTCATATCTGAATCTGGACATATATCGAGCATATGTCATTCGGTGGAAGCAACACAGGATGCAGAGAAAATGGTGAGTGACCGAGCAGATTATGGACAATTTCGAAAATCGCAAGTAGCGACcagtaagaaaagaaaaaaagtttATGCGACTAACATGTGTCGTTGGATGATTTATCTATCTGCACAATCGGCTTCAGTAAGCCCAAGGTAATCAATTCCGACTGAAGCAGCACGATGATCTGATCTATCTTTACAGGATCTGTAACTACTTCAGGTCTTGCATATGAAACTTCCAAGCCTTACGAAACAGACTAACTTCGGGAACGCATCCAAGCTGTTCGGTAGCAAACCGTCGGTTCCACTCAAAAGACTAGAGTAAAATGAACCATCACCGGTCGTGGATTCAGGCTGAAAGTAAACCATTTATAAAAAAACCTATCAACAATTACGTGCAAGAGAAAGCAAAGCAAAGCATCTCAAAGATATCGATGTTTGTCTGTTATAATAAGGCCCTAAATCTAAATGGTACCGTCGACGACACATCAGGcttcacatcatcatcatcattgcccAGGCCTGGTGGTGTCTGAGGGGGCCTTGGtccctctttcgtgccttcggtagAGCGCTGCACAAGGAGAAGGCTGCTGATTAGCAACAGTGTTGGGTGGAAAACACAGCACTGGTAGAACAAGGGAGCATCAGCAGCTACCTGGTAGCCAGTGTTGCTGGTGGTCGCCGTCTGTACCGGATTCAGCAATGGAACCAAGGATAGTTGAGGTAGTAATAGCACTGCTGTTGCCAGGGCCACAAGAGGGCACCCTGGATAAATTTTGATTCCGGGGAGGAGGGAATGCATGGCAGGTTTCATCTGCTTCCCAGGGGGATGGATTTGACACCTTTGGCTGGTTGCTTGTTTGCTGGCGAGCAATCAAGGAAGCAATGGCAGCATCGAATGAATCGCACGTGGCAGGAATCTGCTGCTGGAAAATCGAGCTGTTTTGCAAAGGCGGTTGCTTGCTGTCTTGAGAGGGCACAGCCTGCGATAGCAGTGCTCCAAAACTGATATTGGATATGCTGTCAATCCATGAAAGCGGTGTCGCTTTGCTTTGGTTGTTATCCTAATTTTGGAAACATACAAAGAAATTCAGATCAAGTTTCCAGTACAAATAAAATCATTATTGCAAGAAGCACATGAAATTTACTCACCACCACGGTCTTCTCTGTGTTACACTCAACGGATGGACTGGCAAATTTACTTGGAAACTCAAAAGGATGTGAAGGTTTGTCGCCCAAAGTCTTTTCTGCAGAGTGCACTGGTGCCAAGGAAGCTTCACTGGTTTGTTGCTTCAAATTAGGCTTGAACCAACCATACCTAAAGTAAACAAATGATAATTATCTGAATTTTCTCGTATTCCCTTGATTTTCATAGAATCTTCTAAAACTTAACCATCGTTGCTAATTTCTTCTATGAAATGTTGTTAATAAATACAAAATCATGATAATCTGAAAGTACCTTAAATTAATCTAGTGGGCATTAAAAAAAGAGCCATTTATATATGTAGATCACAATAAAGGTAACCATTTCTGGGTAAGAAATTGAACCTTAAACGGAATGTTGAAGGGCTGCCAACAGCAACATAAACATCAGCAGCAGTGCAAGAATCATTAAGGGTCCATTTTTTACTGCTGGCTATGCTATCCGGTCTAGCACTGTATGGGAAGAGCATGAGGTCGCCTTTTGCACAACTAGAACGGCCCCATTTTGTGTTCAGATGTTGCACAATTGAGGACATCTTCTTTCGCGGAGCCAAAGTCAACTCCAGGTAAGGATTGTGTTTCTCCTGTTACATAATGGTGGGATAAACCAAAAGAAGGCAACAAACGTCAGCTTGAAAGAACATCATATGCAGTAATTATATGCATCTCTCTTGCAAAAAATGAGATAATCACCTGCTGTAGAACCTTTTGAATCGCCTCATCTATTGGAAAAAACTGAAGCTTCATTTTTCCAGAATAATTTGGTGGTTGAGCAGACACGTTTGTCAAGTTGAGAAATGGTACTTCCATAGAGCTACCACTCTTCAATGCAATCTTACTGCCAGTAAATGATTGACCATCTCCTGTTCTGCATTTAGCCCCAACATTGCCTGAAAATTAATATGGTTATTAAGAACCTGAAAGGACATATGGTCGTTACAGTTCAAAAATATAGCTCCTAACAAGCATTTATTTTTCTACTTCAGTTGTTGATTCACCTGATATGAAGTTCAGTACAAATGCAGTACTAAAAGAAATTAAGAACAGGGCACCAACGCATCACCTGGTGATTTGTGGGTATATTTGCCTGGCTTCAGGCAATGCATCTTATTAACACCAAGTTTGACGTTTGCTTCTGTGTCAGTTGGTTTACGGTGCTGCTGAGGAGCTTTCATGATTCCCTGATATTCGTCGGCAGTAGCACTATCTATCAGGTTCAATATTGATCCAGCCGTAGAAGACTTCCACCTTTCCTGCAGGTATTAAACTGTGGAACCGGTTATCGAATCTAACAACTCTTCATCTTTTGGTAAACAGCAAACACAACATCTGTATCAGATCAGAAAATTTGTGTGTATCGAACTAATGAAATAAACACATTTTAATTTGATTTAGCGAGAATTCCTTTTGTTGCATCTGATAATCAGTATGATGATGAATCAACACAAACTTGTAAACAGAAGTGAAAACCCCACCGTTTTTTATGCATTTATACACCAAAACAGAAGGATAATATTTGTTCAGCTTGGGGTTAAAAGAAATTGCTCCCAAGAATTTCAGGTCACAAGTTCAGAATTGGATTGGCAATAGTAAACCTAGCAACTTATCCCTAATTGCGATCACCACGAAGCACACGCTTATGCAACAACAAGATACGCACAAGCTCCCCCCGGGTGGCGACGAATTCGTTCCCGCGCCGGAACCAGGGGAGAAAATTGATGATAAATAGCAGAGCACACACCCGCCCTCTCATCCACATGAACGGGACTACGGAagaaccattctctctttttcaGTAACAAGACTATTGTACTTGGTTACATACATGCTACCCTCGATTGACCAGACTCATACACCAGAACCGCACGCGTCATTCCTATTCAAGAATCCATCCACAAATCGAGCAGAAACTGAGGATCTCACAAACAAAATCCGTTCACGCATCGCGTCAATCCCCTCGACACTCCGCATGAACCCAGGCCTGAATCCCCTCGAACCCTCAGGCCAATCCCCCTCCGCCAACTAATTATTGATTAACCTAGCTAGGGTTTCCACGGTCAAACCGAGTAGCAGAGGAATCAAGCCGGAATCGCGGGAGTGGGAGAGGGTTTACCCTTTCCCTGGCGCAGCGCGCTGGAGGGCCGCGACCGGGGGCACTGCGGGGAGGAACCGGCGGGATCCAGGAGCAGAGCTCCTCTCGTCGCGGGCGCGGTTCGGGGGGAAGAATGATACGGATCGATGTGCCGCTCCCTTCCCGCCTGGGTGCGGtttggggcggggcggggcggcgccgggtggcgggggagacggggaggaggaggcggcggcggcggcgtccggcgcggtggtggtcgccggagaggagggcgGGCGGGGGGGGAGGGTGAGGGTCGTGGGGCCTGGCTTTGGGTTAGTcctatctcctcctcctcctcctcctccttgttgcaGGCGACGCTGAAGCGACCGCCAATGGCCCGGCCCAGTTCTGACGCGAGTTTGTTTTCAAttcattttctcttttattttattttatttttcttatttttgaaAGATGTTCCGAATTTCAGAAAACGTTCGGGATTTCAAGAAAAGCGTATGGTGAATTTTAACAATTATCCTGGGTTTCAAGAGACTGTTCCGGAATTAAA is drawn from Triticum dicoccoides isolate Atlit2015 ecotype Zavitan chromosome 4A, WEW_v2.0, whole genome shotgun sequence and contains these coding sequences:
- the LOC119288273 gene encoding TSL-kinase interacting protein 1-like isoform X1, which translates into the protein MKAPQQHRKPTDTEANVKLGVNKMHCLKPGKYTHKSPGNVGAKCRTGDGQSFTGSKIALKSGSSMEVPFLNLTNVSAQPPNYSGKMKLQFFPIDEAIQKVLQQEKHNPYLELTLAPRKKMSSIVQHLNTKWGRSSCAKGDLMLFPYSARPDSIASSKKWTLNDSCTAADVYVAVGSPSTFRLRYGWFKPNLKQQTSEASLAPVHSAEKTLGDKPSHPFEFPSKFASPSVECNTEKTVVDNNQSKATPLSWIDSISNISFGALLSQAVPSQDSKQPPLQNSSIFQQQIPATCDSFDAAIASLIARQQTSNQPKVSNPSPWEADETCHAFPPPRNQNLSRVPSCGPGNSSAITTSTILGSIAESGTDGDHQQHWLPALYRRHERGTKAPSDTTRPGQ
- the LOC119288273 gene encoding TSL-kinase interacting protein 1-like isoform X2; amino-acid sequence: MKAPQQHRKPTDTEANVKLGVNKMHCLKPGKYTHKSPGNVGAKCRTGDGQSFTGSKIALKSGSSMEVPFLNLTNVSAQPPNYSGKMKLQFFPIDEAIQKVLQQEKHNPYLELTLAPRKKMSSIVQHLNTKWGRSSCAKGDLMLFPYSARPDSIASSKKWTLNDSCTAADVYVAVGSPSTFRLRYGWFKPNLKQQTSEASLAPVHSAEKTLGDKPSHPFEFPSKFASPSVECNTEKTVVDNNQSKATPLSWIDSISNISFGALLSQAVPSQDSKQPPLQNSSIFQQQIPATCDSFDAAIASLIARQQTSNQPKVSNPSPWEADETCHAFPPPRNQNLSRVPSCGPGNSSAITTSTILGSIAESGTDGDQQRSTEGTKEGPRPPQTPPGLGNDDDDVKPDVSSTPESTTGDGSFYSSLLSGTDGLLPNSLDAFPKLVCFVRLGSFICKT
- the LOC119288272 gene encoding 60S ribosomal protein L9-like; amino-acid sequence: MKTILASETMEIPEEVTVKVSAKMISVTGPRGTLTRNFKHLNLDFQLQEGGRRLKVDAWFGTRKTMAAIRTAISHVQNLITGVTKGFRYKMRFVYAHFPINASITAANRGIEIRNFLGEKKVRKVDMLDGVTILRSEKVKDEIVLDGNDIELVSRSAALINQKCHVKNKDIRKFLDGIYVSDKGAIKEE